The Urbifossiella limnaea genome has a window encoding:
- a CDS encoding thymidylate synthase: MEPYLNLLRDVYTRGIDKPQRAKVGGRSLLCRSLFAPNPIRLDLAAGFPLLTTKRMAIRPVAVELLWFLSGSTNNNDLLAQNVRIWDAWADPVTGELGPVYGKQWRRWEAADGRRVDQITELVQNVRAVAADPWHPAARRLLLTAWNPGDMPPPTTPTGCHTLAQFNVTAGRLSCHLYQRSADMLLGVPYNIASYALLTHLLARVTGLGVGEYVHSFGDAHVYENHFEQVAEQLTRTPRPLPTLVLADDITSLDDVRVDQISVAGYDPHPPIRGEVAV, from the coding sequence CGGGCCAAGGTCGGCGGCCGCAGCCTCCTCTGCCGCAGCCTGTTCGCCCCCAACCCGATCCGCCTCGACCTGGCCGCCGGCTTCCCGCTCCTTACCACAAAGCGGATGGCGATTCGGCCCGTCGCCGTCGAGCTGCTGTGGTTCCTCAGCGGTTCCACGAACAATAACGACCTGCTCGCGCAGAACGTCCGCATCTGGGACGCCTGGGCCGACCCCGTCACCGGCGAACTCGGCCCCGTGTACGGCAAGCAGTGGCGCCGCTGGGAGGCCGCCGACGGCCGGCGCGTCGATCAGATCACCGAACTGGTGCAGAACGTCCGGGCCGTCGCCGCCGACCCGTGGCACCCGGCGGCCCGGCGGCTGCTCCTCACCGCGTGGAACCCCGGCGACATGCCGCCGCCGACCACACCGACCGGCTGCCACACCCTCGCCCAGTTCAACGTCACCGCCGGCCGGCTGTCGTGCCACCTGTACCAGCGCTCCGCAGACATGCTCCTCGGCGTGCCGTACAACATCGCGTCCTACGCCCTGCTCACGCACCTGCTCGCCAGGGTCACCGGCCTCGGCGTCGGCGAGTACGTCCACTCGTTCGGCGACGCCCACGTCTACGAGAACCACTTCGAGCAGGTCGCCGAGCAGCTCACGCGCACGCCGCGGCCGCTGCCCACGCTCGTCCTCGCCGACGACATCACCAGCCTGGACGACGTGCGCGTCGATCAGATCAGCGTGGCCGGCTACGACCCGCACCCGCCGATCCGCGGCGAGGTCGCCGTCTGA